A stretch of the Uranotaenia lowii strain MFRU-FL chromosome 3, ASM2978415v1, whole genome shotgun sequence genome encodes the following:
- the LOC129755594 gene encoding uncharacterized protein LOC129755594 codes for MKTEDPEHNGSGKRRRESDKIRKTPTKRKSVQYVHQSLRNIAMFAEKPLVKQQFFNHGSFLHLPVQTDGLARESLTEHYEQPSWKISYPVPLWTHRQHSDLQQDPVMQLIDLKHSHMEALSCHRSNYRKKKRDADKLRKKVVGCDLYHNVVFRTAELLERDPDRWFSHEAGYDYYYTGGRLAIMDDVSWVVNTIGDAAGCLEIVPYSWQDSKLQLDAESSVRLNVNDEAGNIFQVCHFISSTANVVIRTKYSIEHISSRMCLEDIKRKTFKSEVPFISCCFLDDGKGQLIATSDLDKVLKVWDINEKSEIKRLRIGKNDGFDDCWTSLKGFKRKHLICLDRTSIKLIESDKDNLHILQESKLDRWLWGCSIASCLEVCPEENLIFIGASHKLLVLQVVENEDETRPDFKLLLNITHNLEYLPVMLSYRYDSKKYFFVYLASHCPADVVLCTFNKVPPKQFVTKHLPFKPFTIQESYRLATIRGKCLYPASILKKRVQRSFSGLAVVEKDNCFHFLSQTSIGDIFHQKIYYSKDECNVSQIPEIMHSWMLELNALKDFKIHTPTISDFRNLRGFRKLLTSPSPWPRETELKLESPRKHFKWEQSVEQLHRYKDLLAPTMLSIWGFRPNVTASQSSDKVGRSQSIDITARITSWLDKAGSPDVIESNSNSLDSVISNPPVEERSFIGAEDVIVKEEAVIEEKFGEQPKPIEKVIIENPLRQIAKASRKKYVQGF; via the exons ATGAAAACTGAGGATCCAGAACATAATGGTTCTGGTAAGCGTAGGCGTGAATCCGATAAAATTCGGAAG aCACCAACTAagcgcaaatcggttcagtatgtACATCAAAGTTTGAGGAATATTGCAATGTTCGCCGAGAAACCGCTCGTAAAACAGCAGTTTTTCAATCACGGCTCGTTTCTACATTTACCGGTTCAAACGGATGGACTGGCGCGTGAATCCCTTACCGAACACTACGAACAGCCGTCGTGGAAAATTTCGTATCCAGTTCCGCTGTGGACCCATCGGCAACATAGCGACTTGCAGCAGGACCCAGTGATGCAGCTGATTGACTTAAAACACTCGCACATGGAAGCTCTAAGCTGCCATAGAAGCAATTATCGGAAAAAGAAACGGGATGCTGACAAACTCCGGAAAAAGGTTGTCGGATGTGATCTGTACCACAACGTGGTGTTTAGG ACCGCCGAACTGCTGGAACGCGATCCGGACCGGTGGTTTTCGCATGAGGCTGGTTACGATTATTACTACACGGGAGGTCGTTTGGCCATTATGGACGATGTCAGTTGGGTAGTCAATACGATCGGAGATGCAGCGGGTTGCTTAGAAATCGTCCCTTATAGTTGGCAGGATTCTAAGCTACAATTGGACGCAGAAAGTTCCGTTCGCTTAAACGTTAATGACGAGGCTGGTAATATTTTTCAGGTTTGCCACTTTATATCGAGCACTGCCAACGTTGTGATTAGGACCAAATATTCGATAGAACATATCAGCTCTCGAATGTGTCTGGAAGACATTaagcgaaaaacttttaaatctgAGGTTCCCTTCATTTCGTGCTGTTTTCTCGATGATGGAAAAGGTCAACTAATCGCTACATCAGATTTGGACAAAGTTCTAAAAGTTTGGGATATCAACGAAAAAAGCGAGATTAAACGACTGCGAATTGGCAAAAACGATGGGTTCGATGATTGTTGGACATCCCTCAAAGGTTTCAAACGAAAGCATTTGATTTGCCTCGATAGGACTTCAATTAAGTTGATAGAGTCAGACAAGGATAACCTTCATATTTTACAAGAATCGAAACTGGATCGTTGGCTTTGGGGTTGCAGCATAGCCTCTTGTCTGGAGGTGTGTccagaagaaaatttaatcttCATCGGAGCTTCGCATAAACTACTAGTTCTACAAGTAGTAGAAAATGAAGACGAAACACGACCAGATTTTAAACTACTACTTAACATTACTCACAATCTGGAATACTTACCGGTAATGCTTTCGTATCGGTATGATTCAAAGAAATACTTTTTCGTTTATTTAGCATCCCACTGTCCAGCGGATGTTGTTCTTTGTACCTTCAACAAAGTTCCACCAAAGCAGTTCGTTACAAAACACTTGCCTTTCAAACCATTCACCATCCAGGAGTCCTATCGTCTTGCAACTATTCGAGGAAAATGCCTATATCCGGCATCAATACTCAAAAAACGAGTACAAAGATCGTTCAGCGGGCTAGCAGTTGTGGAAAAGGACAATTGCTTTCACTTTCTGTCACAGACTTCAATCGGCGATATCTTCCACCAGAAAATCTACTACTCCAAAGACGAATGCAACGTTTCCCAAATTCCAGAAATCATGCACAGCTGGATGCTGGAATTGAATGCAttgaaagatttcaaaatacacACCCCGACTATTTCTGACTTCCGAAATCTACGAGGATTTCGTAAACTGTTAACATCGCCGAGTCCTTGGCCTCGCGAAACAGAACTCAAACTGGAATCTCCCCGCAAACATTTCAAGTGGGAACAATCGGTCGAACAGTTGCATCGATATAAGGACCTGCTGGCACCAACAATGCTCTCGATTTGGGGCTTCCGTCCGAATGTTACCGCCAGTCAATCATCCGATAAGGTCGGTAGAAGTCAATCAATAGACATTACAGCACGAATTACAAGCTGGTTGGATAAGGCTGGAAGTCCGGATGTGATCGAGAGCAATAGCAACAGTTTGGACTCGGTAATTTCTAACCCCCCGGTGGAGGAGAGAAGTTTTATTGGTGCTGAGGACGTAATAGTGAAAGAGGAGGCAGTGATCGAGGAGAAATTCGGTGAACAGCCGAAACCAATTGAAAAAGTGATCATCGAAAATCCATTAAGGCAGATTGCCAAAGCTTCTCGCAAGAAATACGTGCAGGGATTCTGA